The nucleotide window CTCCTCAAGTGTCAATTCATCATAAAGAATAGGAGTTTCAGGCACAAAGGTGAACTGCTTCCTATACTCCTCCTTGCCTTCCAAAAAGGTTCTGCCATTAATTTTAATATCACCCTTATGAGGCTCCATCAAGCCGATTACATGCTTGATTGTAGTACTTTTTCCAGCACCATTCAGGCCAATCAAACCCACGATTTCATTTTTATTGACGGTGAAACTGACATTTTTCAATACCGGATTTCTTGTATAGCCACCGGTTACCTGGTTAATTTCCAATAAAGACATGAACAACGCCCTTCCAGTTCGTATTCTGTACCGTTATTTTAACAAATCCATATACATTAGGAAAAGCTTCAACTTATTTTGAAACTTTTTCGCATATAAGCGTACAATCGGGGCATCATAATTTTTGAAGGGGCAACAAGCAATAATTCGAAATGAGGTGTCTGTAAAAGACATATTATTCGATTTATAAAACACACTGATTTCATCGTTCAAATAAGGGGATGGTTGCATTGCGCTACGTAAATGTTAACCCAGCCGTTCAGTAACATCACTCCACATTTTGAAATGAGGTGTGTGTCGCAGATCACTTCTCCGCTTTATAAGTTGTGAAACCGATTAAAGCAGACAGGGGATGGTCCGATTGAACCAGGTACTGAATAACCCATCATTTATCTAAATTCAAATGAATTTAAAATGAGGTGTTTATCAAAGGTATACCTGCTGAGAACGCATATGAACAGTAGTTAGTTCCCCTTCAGGGACAGGATTCCATGCGGATCCTGTCCTTCTTTCTTTATTCATATTGGTAAAATGTGATAAAATACCATAAAAAAGCGCAAAGTCCTTGAGTTGAACGGGACAAAAGCGCAATTCACGGACGAAAGGGTTGAAGAAATGAGTGATTGCATTTTTTGCAAGATCATTAACGGTGAGATCCCATCAGCCAAGGTTTATGAAGATGAGAACGTCCTTGCATTTCTCGATATCAGTCAGGTAACGAAAGGACATACACTTGTCATACCGAAAGTACATAAAGAAAATGTATATGAACTAACTGACGAAGTTGCTGCAGACGTATTCAAGGTAGTCCCAAAAGTCGCTAAAGCAATCAAGGCTGCATATGATCCAATCGGTCTCAATGTGCTGCAAAACAACGGCGAAGCAGCTGGCCAATCAGTCTTCCACTTCCACATGCACTTGATTCCGCGCTATGGCAATGGCGATGGCTTCGGCGCTGTGTGGAAAACACACCAGGATCAATATACATCCGACGATTACCAAAAGATCGCTGCAGAAATCAATAGCAATATTTAGACTTCCGCCATTGCGGGAGTTTTTTTAAAATGATCTTAGAATCAGCCTATCTAAAGGACAATTTTCTTGCTATTCACATTGTATTTGTCCAATAGAGCCCTTCTATCGGACACTTCCTGCCGGTCTTCCCTCACGTTTGTCCGATAGAGCTTGTCTCGGAAGCATTGACGTCTACCTATCCTTTTAGAGAAATATTCTTTAACGTTAATTTTGAATTTTATTTTAATTTTTCTGAAAACATTAGAATTCTGCTTGAATTTCTGGTAGCAAGATGATAACTTTAACCCATTAAAGACATACCGTAATTAAATTTTCGGGGGGATTCATATGAAACGAGCTCTCAATTTTAATGCTGGTCCAGCTGCTTTGCCTGAGGCTGTATTAGCGAAAGCGGAAAAAGATATGATGAATTACCGGGGCATCGGAATGGGAGTCATGGAGCTTAGCCATCGAAGCAAGGAATTCGAAGAAATTAATGATCATACTAAAAACCTTCTCAGAAACCTGCTCACCATTCCTGATGAATATGAAATTCTATTTCTCCAGGGTGGTGCAAGTCTGCAATTTTCAATGGTCCCAATGAACCTGCTTGAAGAAGGCTCGACTGCAAGCTATGTTCTGACCGGAACTTGGTCTGAGAAAGCGCTGAAGGAAGCTCAGAAAGTTGGAAATGCCGTGGTAGCCGCATCTTCTAAAAATGCCAACTACAGATCGATCCCCAACACTTCAGAAATCTACATACCAGCTGAATCATCCTACCTCCACATCACGACGAACAATACGATTTACGGAACCCAGTGGCATTCTATACCTGAGCGTCTACAAGTACCATTGATTGCTGACATGTCCAGTGACATTCTCAGCCGGCCAATAAATATATCTTCATATGGACTCATCTATGCAGGTGCACAGAAAAACCTGGGGCTATCCGGGGTCACCGTCGTCATCATCCATAAAGATTTGCTCAATAGCTCTAAACCAAGTCTGCCTTCCATGCTTAATTATCAGGTTCATGCTGCTTCAAAATCGCTTTATAACACTCCTCCTACTTTATCTATTTATTTTCTAATGCTTGTTCTTCAATGGGCAGAGGAGCTGGGCGGGGTCAAAAAGCTAGAACAGCTGAATAAGCAGAAAGCGGCACTGCTTTATGATGCGATCGACAGCAGTGGCGGATTCTATACAGGACACTCTGAAGAAAAGAGCCGCTCATTGATGAATGTCACCTTTACACTCGATAATGATCTTCTGACATCAGCCTTCATTCATGAAGCGGAAGAATCCGGCTTTATAGGACTTGCCGGGCACAGATCTGTAGGAGGCTGCCGAGCGTCGATCTATAACGCTGTCCCTCTTGAACATGTTGAAAAACTGGCTGATTTCATAAATCGTTTCAGGAGCAGAAATTAACAGATTATTAATCCTTTACTCCATTAAATTATGTGTTATAATTGGGGAAAGCTTTTCGCTGCAGGCATAGAGAGCACTGCAGGAGGAGCACTAGTTAGCTAGAATAGCAGAGGAGAGATGAGAAATGAATACGAAGAATCTTGTAGCATTGTCACTTTTAGTGGGGATGGGAGCAGTCTTGCACGTGGTCGTACCCGGTTTTTTCCTTGGGATGAAGCCTGATATGATGCTGACGATGATGTTCCTAGGAATCATCATGTTTCCTGACAAAAAAAGTGTACTATTGGTTGGAGTCGTAACTGGACTGATTTCAGGATTGACTACTACTTTCCCAGGTGGCATAGTTCCGAACATTGTTGATAAGCCTGTTACTGCATTTGTCTTTTTCGGAATCCTGCTGGCACTGAAAAACTTCAAGTTTTCCATTTACACTGCAGCAGCCCTTACAGCGATTGGAACCATTGTATCAGGAATTGTTTTCCTTGGTTCTGCCTACTTCCTTGTTGGCCTGCCAGGACCATTCACTGCTTTATTCGCAGCGGTTGTCCTTCCAGCAGCAGCATTTAACGCCGTTTTCATGGGAATTCTTTATCCTGTGGCAACGAATATTTTCAGAAGAGCAAAGCTTGCAGAAATCCATTAAAAATTTTCAGCCCCTGTCGATTAACGGCAGGGGCTTTGTTATGCTCTATTAAAATGTATAAAAGATAATTCCGATCAATAAAAAAATTGCTCCTCCCCCTGCCAGCGTCCCTGCTCTTTTTCTAAGAAGCGCCTTCGGAGGATACATACCCGGTTTCTTTAACGCAAGGAGATGATGGACCGCCCCCACAAAGAAAGCAACGCTGATGAGAAATACTACACTTGTAAAAATTCTACTCCCCTCCTCTCCTTCCAGAACATGACCATAATATATTTTTATGCCTGTTAATTTAAGCCTATGAAGCTAATAACGTTTATTTGTGCCAGAATAGGAAATTAAATATAGAAGAAAAGAGGAATTCTGATACATTTGAAGAACATATAAAGGAAAATCGATGAGGTGGTCAAAGCATG belongs to Mesobacillus subterraneus and includes:
- a CDS encoding HIT family protein — its product is MSDCIFCKIINGEIPSAKVYEDENVLAFLDISQVTKGHTLVIPKVHKENVYELTDEVAADVFKVVPKVAKAIKAAYDPIGLNVLQNNGEAAGQSVFHFHMHLIPRYGNGDGFGAVWKTHQDQYTSDDYQKIAAEINSNI
- the serC gene encoding 3-phosphoserine/phosphohydroxythreonine transaminase, which translates into the protein MKRALNFNAGPAALPEAVLAKAEKDMMNYRGIGMGVMELSHRSKEFEEINDHTKNLLRNLLTIPDEYEILFLQGGASLQFSMVPMNLLEEGSTASYVLTGTWSEKALKEAQKVGNAVVAASSKNANYRSIPNTSEIYIPAESSYLHITTNNTIYGTQWHSIPERLQVPLIADMSSDILSRPINISSYGLIYAGAQKNLGLSGVTVVIIHKDLLNSSKPSLPSMLNYQVHAASKSLYNTPPTLSIYFLMLVLQWAEELGGVKKLEQLNKQKAALLYDAIDSSGGFYTGHSEEKSRSLMNVTFTLDNDLLTSAFIHEAEESGFIGLAGHRSVGGCRASIYNAVPLEHVEKLADFINRFRSRN
- a CDS encoding tryptophan transporter; translation: MNTKNLVALSLLVGMGAVLHVVVPGFFLGMKPDMMLTMMFLGIIMFPDKKSVLLVGVVTGLISGLTTTFPGGIVPNIVDKPVTAFVFFGILLALKNFKFSIYTAAALTAIGTIVSGIVFLGSAYFLVGLPGPFTALFAAVVLPAAAFNAVFMGILYPVATNIFRRAKLAEIH